One genomic segment of Novisyntrophococcus fermenticellae includes these proteins:
- the yedF gene encoding sulfurtransferase-like selenium metabolism protein YedF, producing the protein MRLDERGKQCPIPVIETKKVLKSASEGEIVAVTVDNEIAVQNLQKMADHKGLHSEYSKRGDREFTVSITASGAGAPKENLKDEETMDLCVPAEDGRRKGIVVVLSSRYMGTGEEKLGETLMKGFVYALTQQEQLPETVLLYNGGAFLSCQGSDSLEDLLYLESKGVEILTCGTCLNFYELSEKLGVGSVTNMYEIVEKETNASVIIRP; encoded by the coding sequence ATTAGATTAGATGAAAGAGGAAAGCAGTGTCCGATACCGGTGATTGAGACAAAGAAAGTATTGAAGAGTGCTTCGGAAGGTGAGATAGTAGCCGTAACAGTGGACAATGAGATTGCTGTTCAAAACTTGCAGAAGATGGCAGATCATAAAGGGCTGCATTCAGAGTATTCAAAGAGGGGCGACAGAGAATTTACAGTAAGTATCACAGCTTCGGGTGCAGGTGCTCCGAAAGAGAATCTGAAGGATGAAGAAACGATGGATTTGTGCGTTCCTGCAGAAGACGGGCGTAGAAAAGGAATAGTTGTTGTGCTGTCATCGCGCTATATGGGAACCGGTGAAGAGAAATTGGGCGAGACTTTAATGAAAGGATTTGTTTATGCACTGACTCAGCAGGAACAGCTGCCGGAAACAGTTCTTTTGTACAATGGAGGCGCTTTTCTGTCTTGTCAGGGCTCAGATTCACTTGAAGACCTGCTATATCTGGAGTCAAAGGGAGTGGAGATTCTGACATGCGGTACATGTCTGAATTTTTATGAATTAAGTGAAAAACTTGGGGTCGGTTCTGTGACGAATATGTATGAAATTGTTGAAAAAGAAACGAATGCTTCGGTCATCATTCGCCCCTGA
- the yqeB gene encoding selenium-dependent molybdenum cofactor biosynthesis protein YqeB: MNEKLIIVRGGGDIATGTIHKLWRCGYPVLVLEARYPSAIRRHVALSEAVYDGESKVEDMSCKKVDTLKEAWKVLNTGAVPLMTDPGCQILKEIRPFALVDAILAKKNLGTHKGMADITIGLGPGFTAGKDVNLVVETMRGNDLGRTIEQGEAMPNTGVPGVIAGFGEERVIHAPAAGVFHSEHKIGDMVAKGEKLAVIIDTEGKQTVVPASMDGLLRGLIRDRYPVTEGFKIADIDPRKSEYENCFKISDKARCIAGGVLEGILYLERKRGMPG; encoded by the coding sequence ATGAATGAAAAATTAATTATTGTACGTGGAGGCGGTGATATTGCTACGGGTACAATCCATAAATTATGGAGATGCGGATATCCTGTTCTTGTACTGGAGGCGCGATACCCTTCTGCAATCCGCAGGCATGTGGCCTTGTCGGAAGCTGTCTACGACGGTGAAAGCAAGGTGGAGGATATGAGCTGTAAAAAGGTGGACACACTAAAAGAGGCATGGAAGGTACTGAATACAGGCGCTGTCCCGCTGATGACAGATCCCGGCTGTCAGATACTGAAGGAAATCCGGCCTTTTGCGCTTGTGGATGCAATCCTTGCTAAAAAGAACCTGGGTACACATAAAGGCATGGCAGATATTACCATCGGGCTTGGGCCGGGATTCACTGCCGGAAAAGACGTGAATCTGGTTGTGGAAACCATGAGGGGTAATGATCTGGGCAGGACGATTGAGCAGGGAGAGGCTATGCCAAATACAGGTGTTCCGGGTGTGATAGCAGGCTTTGGTGAAGAGCGGGTCATACATGCACCGGCTGCCGGTGTTTTTCACAGCGAGCATAAGATAGGAGATATGGTGGCAAAGGGGGAAAAGCTGGCTGTTATCATAGATACGGAAGGAAAACAGACAGTTGTACCAGCCAGCATGGACGGATTGCTGCGGGGGCTGATTCGGGACAGATATCCGGTTACAGAAGGATTCAAGATTGCAGATATAGACCCCAGAAAAAGTGAATATGAAAATTGCTTTAAGATTTCGGACAAAGCCCGGTGTATCGCAGGAGGAGTATTGGAAGGAATCTTATATCTTGAAAGAAAACGGGGGATGCCAGGATGA